The Streptomyces sp. NBC_01353 genome contains a region encoding:
- a CDS encoding shikimate kinase produces the protein MGSGKSTVGGLVAELLGAPYRDTDADIVAAEGREISDIFIEDGEEHFRALEREAVRTAVAEHEGVLALGGGAVLDAGTRALLTGLPVAYLSMDVEEAVRRVGLNTARPLLAVNPRRQWRELMEARRHLYTEVARVVVATDDRTPEEVADAVLDALELKKDV, from the coding sequence ATGGGGTCCGGCAAGTCCACGGTGGGCGGGCTCGTCGCGGAGCTGCTCGGCGCGCCCTACCGGGACACCGACGCCGACATCGTCGCCGCCGAGGGCCGTGAGATCTCGGACATCTTCATCGAGGACGGCGAGGAGCACTTCCGCGCGCTGGAACGTGAAGCCGTACGGACCGCGGTCGCCGAGCACGAGGGCGTCCTCGCGCTCGGCGGCGGTGCGGTCCTCGACGCCGGCACCCGCGCACTCCTCACCGGACTGCCGGTCGCCTATCTCTCGATGGACGTCGAGGAGGCCGTACGCCGTGTCGGCCTCAACACCGCGCGGCCGCTGCTCGCCGTCAACCCGCGCCGCCAGTGGCGCGAGCTGATGGAGGCGCGCCGCCACCTCTACACCGAAGTCGCCCGGGTCGTCGTCGCCACCGACGACCGCACCCCCGAAGAGGTCGCGGACGCGGTCCTCGACGCACTGGAGCTGAAGAAGGACGTATGA
- the aroB gene encoding 3-dehydroquinate synthase, translated as MTDQEVTRIQVGGSAGTDPYEVLVGRQLLGELPALIGQKAKRVAVIHPEALAETGEALRADLADQGFEAVAIQVPNAEEAKTAEVAQYCWKALGQTGFTRTDVIVGVGGGSTTDLAGFVAATWLRGVRWIAVPTTVLGMVDAAVGGKTGINTAEGKNLVGSFHPPAGVLCDLAALDSLPVHDYVSGMAEIIKTGFIADPVILDLVEEDPQGARTPTGPHTAELIVRSIKVKAEVVSGDLKESGLREILNYGHTLAHAIEKNERYKWRHGAAVSVGMVFAAELGRLAGRLDDATADRHRTVLESVGLPLTYRGDQWPKLLEAMKVDKKSRGDLLRFIVLDGLGKPTVLEGPDPAVLIAAYGEVSA; from the coding sequence ATGACGGACCAGGAAGTGACCCGAATCCAGGTCGGCGGTTCGGCGGGCACGGATCCGTACGAGGTGCTGGTCGGTCGGCAGCTGCTCGGTGAGCTGCCCGCCCTGATCGGGCAGAAGGCCAAGCGCGTCGCCGTGATCCACCCCGAGGCGCTGGCAGAGACGGGCGAGGCCCTGCGGGCCGACCTCGCCGACCAGGGCTTCGAGGCTGTGGCCATCCAGGTGCCCAACGCCGAGGAGGCCAAGACCGCCGAGGTCGCGCAGTACTGCTGGAAGGCGCTCGGCCAGACCGGCTTCACCCGCACCGATGTCATCGTCGGTGTCGGCGGCGGTTCGACGACCGACCTGGCCGGTTTCGTGGCCGCCACCTGGCTGCGCGGAGTGCGCTGGATCGCCGTACCGACCACGGTCCTCGGCATGGTCGACGCGGCCGTCGGCGGCAAGACCGGCATCAACACCGCCGAGGGCAAGAACCTCGTCGGCTCCTTCCACCCGCCCGCCGGGGTCCTGTGCGACCTGGCCGCGCTGGACTCGCTGCCGGTCCACGACTACGTCAGCGGCATGGCGGAGATCATCAAGACCGGCTTCATCGCCGACCCGGTGATCCTCGACCTCGTGGAGGAGGACCCCCAGGGGGCCCGTACGCCGACCGGACCGCACACCGCCGAGCTGATCGTCCGCTCGATCAAGGTCAAGGCGGAGGTCGTCTCCGGCGACCTCAAGGAGTCGGGCCTGCGCGAGATCCTCAACTACGGCCACACGCTCGCCCACGCGATCGAGAAGAACGAGCGGTACAAGTGGCGGCACGGCGCGGCCGTCTCCGTCGGCATGGTCTTCGCCGCCGAACTCGGCCGGCTGGCCGGCCGGCTCGACGACGCCACCGCCGATCGCCACCGCACGGTCCTCGAGTCGGTCGGACTGCCGCTCACCTACCGCGGCGACCAGTGGCCCAAGCTTCTGGAGGCCATGAAGGTCGACAAGAAGTCCCGCGGCGACCTGCTGCGCTTCATCGTCCTCGACGGGCTCGGCAAACCGACCGTGCTCGAAGGCCCGGACCCGGCCGTGCTGATCGCGGCCTACGGCGAGGTGTCCGCGTGA
- a CDS encoding type II 3-dehydroquinate dehydratase: MSDLRPVLVLNGPNLGRLGSREPDIYGATSYKGLVESCRALGAELGFDVDVRETNDEGEMIRWLHEAADGSIPVVLNPGAFTHYSYGMRDAAAQRTAPLIEVHISNPYTREEFRHTSVVAAVATGTVAGFGIGSYRLALRALAEELTD; encoded by the coding sequence GTGAGCGATCTCCGTCCCGTCCTCGTGCTGAACGGCCCGAACCTCGGCCGGCTCGGCTCCCGCGAGCCCGACATCTACGGCGCCACGTCGTACAAGGGCCTGGTGGAGTCCTGCCGGGCCCTCGGGGCCGAGCTCGGCTTCGACGTCGACGTGCGGGAGACCAACGACGAGGGCGAGATGATCCGCTGGCTGCACGAGGCCGCGGACGGCTCGATTCCGGTCGTTCTCAACCCGGGTGCGTTCACGCACTACTCGTACGGGATGCGCGACGCGGCCGCCCAGCGGACCGCGCCGCTGATCGAGGTGCACATCTCGAACCCGTACACCCGGGAGGAATTCCGGCACACCTCGGTCGTCGCCGCGGTCGCGACCGGGACCGTCGCCGGATTCGGGATCGGCTCCTACCGGCTCGCCCTGCGGGCGCTGGCGGAGGAACTGACCGACTGA
- a CDS encoding AAA family ATPase, with product MQHAVGAPLPPPEPTGWAQGAGRPPLAQGGHQAPHPHPHPLPVPPGPPQAPHPAAPPTPGWTTGGVPPHPAQPAPAPRDTTGHVQLPPVAIPAPHPAEPGTGTATLAVLLIGPAGAGKTTVARHWAARRRVPTAHISLDDVREWVCSGFADPQSGWNEHSEAQYRLARRTCGFAARNFLANGISCILDDAVFPDRPVVGLGGWKRHVGPGLLPVVLLPGLEIVLERNAERSGNRRLSDEEVASIHGRMAGWYGSGLPIIDNSKYDVETTARVLDEVLARSIASPPAW from the coding sequence ATGCAGCACGCAGTGGGGGCTCCGTTGCCACCGCCCGAACCCACGGGATGGGCGCAGGGCGCCGGGCGACCGCCGTTGGCGCAGGGCGGACACCAGGCGCCGCACCCGCACCCGCACCCCCTCCCCGTTCCCCCCGGTCCACCGCAGGCGCCCCACCCCGCCGCGCCGCCCACCCCCGGCTGGACGACCGGCGGTGTGCCGCCGCATCCCGCACAGCCGGCCCCGGCGCCGCGCGACACCACCGGGCACGTCCAGCTGCCGCCCGTCGCCATACCCGCGCCGCACCCCGCCGAGCCCGGCACCGGCACGGCGACCCTCGCCGTCCTCCTGATCGGCCCCGCTGGTGCCGGCAAGACGACCGTCGCCCGTCACTGGGCCGCCCGGCGCCGTGTGCCCACCGCGCACATCAGCCTCGACGACGTCCGCGAGTGGGTCTGCTCCGGCTTCGCCGACCCACAGTCCGGCTGGAACGAGCACTCCGAGGCCCAGTACCGCCTCGCCCGTCGCACCTGCGGCTTCGCCGCCCGTAACTTCCTCGCCAACGGCATCTCGTGCATCCTCGACGACGCCGTCTTCCCCGACCGTCCCGTCGTCGGCCTCGGCGGCTGGAAGCGGCACGTCGGCCCCGGACTGCTTCCGGTCGTCCTCCTCCCGGGCCTGGAGATCGTTCTGGAGCGCAACGCCGAGCGCAGCGGCAACCGACGCCTCTCGGACGAGGAGGTCGCCTCCATCCACGGCCGGATGGCCGGCTGGTACGGCTCCGGCCTGCCGATCATCGACAACTCCAAGTACGACGTCGAGACCACCGCCCGTGTCCTCGACGAGGTCCTGGCCCGGTCCATAGCGAGCCCGCCCGCCTGGTGA
- a CDS encoding aminopeptidase P family protein, with product MSEVYADRRVRLRDRCAAAGAPAALVSRPANVRYLAGGSPLGAVLLIGPDEDVLLCPTAPGGDPADGRLDELLRQAVLPAAGGDPAVAAVDFARKAGADALAVEEHHLTVARHRAMGSVAPQLQLSDLGGAVEQLRIVKDEDEIACLRIAAEIADQALGELLESILVGRTERHLALELERRLVDHGADGAAFPTSVAAGPNSGRGGHRPSDRRVEEGDFLSVCLGANYRGYRCEIGRTFVIGTTPADWQIELYDLVFAAQRAGRESLAPGAEYRDVDRAARQILDAAGHGEAVPALTGHGVGLEIDEDPQLAPSAMGKLDACVPVTVEPGVHLPGRGGVRIDDTLVVRQEADGGPELLTITTKELLAL from the coding sequence ATGTCAGAGGTGTATGCGGACCGCCGGGTGCGGCTGCGCGACCGGTGCGCGGCGGCCGGCGCCCCGGCGGCCCTGGTCTCCCGCCCCGCCAACGTCCGCTATCTCGCGGGCGGTTCGCCCCTCGGGGCCGTGCTGCTGATCGGCCCGGACGAGGACGTACTGCTCTGCCCCACCGCGCCCGGCGGCGATCCGGCCGACGGGCGGCTCGACGAGCTGCTCCGACAGGCCGTGCTGCCCGCGGCCGGCGGTGATCCGGCCGTCGCGGCCGTCGACTTCGCCCGCAAGGCGGGCGCGGACGCCCTCGCCGTCGAGGAGCATCATCTGACCGTGGCCCGCCACCGGGCCATGGGCTCGGTCGCGCCGCAGCTCCAGCTCTCCGACCTCGGCGGAGCCGTGGAGCAGCTGAGGATCGTGAAGGACGAGGACGAGATCGCCTGTCTGAGGATCGCGGCCGAGATCGCCGACCAGGCCCTGGGAGAGCTGCTGGAATCCATCCTTGTCGGGAGGACCGAGCGGCATCTCGCTCTGGAGCTGGAACGCCGGCTCGTCGACCACGGCGCGGACGGCGCCGCCTTCCCGACCTCCGTGGCCGCCGGCCCGAACTCCGGCCGCGGCGGCCACCGGCCCTCCGACCGCCGGGTCGAGGAAGGAGATTTCCTCTCGGTCTGCCTTGGCGCCAACTACCGCGGCTACCGTTGCGAGATCGGCCGCACGTTCGTCATCGGCACGACCCCCGCCGACTGGCAGATCGAGCTGTACGACCTCGTCTTCGCCGCTCAGCGGGCGGGCCGGGAGTCCCTGGCACCCGGCGCCGAGTACCGCGACGTGGACCGCGCCGCCCGCCAGATCCTGGACGCCGCGGGCCACGGAGAGGCCGTTCCAGCCCTCACCGGGCACGGTGTCGGTCTGGAAATCGACGAGGACCCGCAGCTCGCACCCTCGGCCATGGGTAAACTGGACGCTTGTGTGCCGGTCACCGTCGAACCGGGGGTCCACCTCCCGGGCCGGGGCGGGGTCCGGATCGATGACACGCTCGTCGTGCGCCAGGAGGCGGACGGCGGACCCGAGCTACTCACCATTACGACCAAGGAGCTGCTCGCGCTGTAG
- the efp gene encoding elongation factor P, with translation MASTNDLKNGMVLKLDGDQLWSVVEFQHVKPGKGPAFVRTKLKNVLSGKVVDKTFNAGVKVETATIDRRDMQFSYMDGDYFVFMDMQTYDQLHVDRKAVGDAANFLIEGFTASVAQHEGSVLYVELPAAVELTIQHTDPGVQGDRSTGGTKPATLETGHEIQVPLFITTGEKIKVDTRTSDYLGRVNS, from the coding sequence GTGGCTTCCACGAACGACCTCAAGAACGGCATGGTGCTCAAGCTCGACGGGGACCAGCTCTGGTCCGTCGTCGAGTTCCAGCACGTCAAGCCCGGCAAGGGCCCGGCCTTCGTGCGCACCAAGCTCAAGAACGTGCTCTCCGGCAAGGTGGTCGACAAGACCTTCAACGCCGGTGTGAAGGTCGAGACGGCCACCATCGACCGCCGCGACATGCAGTTCTCGTACATGGACGGCGACTACTTCGTCTTCATGGACATGCAGACCTACGACCAGCTGCACGTCGACCGCAAGGCCGTCGGCGACGCCGCCAACTTCCTGATCGAGGGCTTCACCGCCTCGGTCGCGCAGCACGAGGGCTCGGTGCTCTACGTCGAGCTCCCCGCCGCCGTCGAGCTGACCATCCAGCACACCGACCCGGGCGTCCAGGGCGACCGCTCCACCGGCGGCACCAAGCCGGCCACGCTGGAGACCGGCCACGAGATCCAGGTCCCGCTCTTCATCACCACCGGTGAGAAGATCAAGGTCGACACCCGCACGAGCGACTACCTCGGCCGGGTGAACAGCTAA
- the nusB gene encoding transcription antitermination factor NusB translates to MAARSKARKRAFQILFEADQRGASVQQVLADWVRHARSDDRQPPVSEFTMQLVEGYANHANRIDELIATYAVDWDLDRMPVADRNIVRLGAYELIWADETPDAVAIDEAVQLAKEFSTDESPTFVNGLLARFKDLKPRLRRDA, encoded by the coding sequence GTGGCTGCCCGCAGCAAGGCCCGTAAGCGCGCCTTCCAGATCCTCTTCGAGGCCGACCAGCGCGGTGCGTCCGTGCAGCAGGTCCTCGCGGACTGGGTACGGCACGCACGGTCCGACGACCGTCAGCCGCCGGTCAGCGAGTTCACGATGCAGCTGGTCGAGGGGTACGCGAACCACGCGAACCGGATTGACGAGCTCATCGCCACCTACGCGGTGGACTGGGACCTGGACCGGATGCCGGTCGCCGACCGGAACATCGTGCGCCTCGGCGCGTACGAGCTGATCTGGGCCGACGAGACGCCGGACGCCGTGGCGATCGACGAGGCGGTGCAGCTCGCCAAGGAGTTCTCCACCGACGAGTCCCCGACGTTCGTCAACGGCCTCCTGGCCCGCTTCAAGGACCTGAAGCCGCGCCTTCGCCGGGACGCCTGA
- the bldD gene encoding transcriptional regulator BldD, which produces MSSEYAKQLGAKLRAIRTQQGLSLHGVEEKSQGRWKAVVVGSYERGDRAVTVQRLAELADFYGVPVQELLPGTTPGGAAEPPPKLVLDLERLAHVPQEKAGPLQRYAATIQSQRGDYNGKVLSIRQDDLRTLAVIYDQSPSVLTEQLISWGVLDADARRAVAHEDN; this is translated from the coding sequence ATGTCCAGCGAATACGCAAAGCAGCTCGGGGCCAAGCTCCGTGCCATCCGCACCCAGCAGGGCCTTTCCCTCCACGGTGTGGAAGAGAAGTCCCAGGGCCGCTGGAAGGCCGTCGTCGTCGGCTCGTACGAGCGCGGTGACCGCGCCGTGACGGTGCAGCGGCTCGCCGAGCTTGCGGACTTCTACGGCGTTCCGGTGCAGGAGCTCCTGCCCGGCACGACCCCGGGCGGGGCCGCCGAGCCGCCGCCGAAGCTCGTTCTCGACCTCGAGCGCCTTGCCCACGTCCCGCAGGAGAAGGCCGGCCCCCTGCAGCGCTACGCGGCGACGATCCAGTCGCAGCGCGGCGACTACAACGGCAAGGTGTTGTCGATCCGCCAGGACGACCTGCGCACGCTCGCCGTCATCTACGACCAGTCGCCCTCGGTGCTGACCGAGCAGCTGATCAGCTGGGGCGTCCTGGACGCGGACGCGCGCCGCGCCGTCGCCCACGAGGACAACTGA
- the pyrR gene encoding bifunctional pyr operon transcriptional regulator/uracil phosphoribosyltransferase PyrR — MDAQQQTDAARPVLEGPDIARVLTRIAHEIVERAKGADDVVLLGIPTRGVFLARRLADKLAEITGRTIPVGSLDITMYRDDLRMKPARAIGRTEIPGDIDGRLVVLVDDVLFSGRTIRAALDALGDIGRPRAVQLAVLVDRGHRELPIRADYVGKNLPTSLRETVKVQLAEEDGRDTVLLGSKPSS, encoded by the coding sequence ATGGACGCACAGCAGCAGACCGATGCCGCACGGCCCGTTCTCGAGGGCCCCGACATCGCGCGGGTACTGACCCGCATCGCCCACGAGATCGTCGAGCGCGCCAAGGGTGCAGACGACGTGGTTCTCCTCGGCATCCCCACGCGTGGCGTCTTCCTCGCCCGCCGACTGGCCGACAAGCTCGCCGAGATCACCGGACGCACCATCCCGGTCGGCTCGCTCGACATCACCATGTACCGCGACGACCTGCGGATGAAGCCCGCGCGCGCCATCGGCCGCACCGAGATCCCCGGTGACATCGACGGCCGCCTGGTCGTCCTCGTCGACGACGTGCTCTTCTCCGGCCGCACGATCCGCGCCGCGCTCGACGCGCTCGGCGACATCGGCCGCCCCCGCGCCGTCCAGCTCGCGGTTCTCGTCGACCGAGGCCACCGCGAACTCCCGATCCGGGCCGACTACGTCGGCAAGAACCTCCCCACGTCGCTGCGGGAGACGGTCAAGGTCCAGCTCGCCGAAGAGGACGGTCGCGACACCGTCCTGCTCGGCAGCAAGCCCTCCTCCTAG
- a CDS encoding aspartate carbamoyltransferase catalytic subunit — protein sequence MMRHLISAADLTRDDAVLILDTAEEMARVADRPIKKLPTLRGRTICNLFFEDSTRTRISFEAAEKRLSADVINFAAKGSSVSKGESLKDTAQTLEAMGVDAVVIRHSASGAPYRLATSGWIDAPVINAGDGTHQHPTQALLDAFTMRRRLVGRDAGLGQDLAGKRITLVGDVLHSRVARSNVDLLHTLGAEVTLVAPPTLVPVGVETWPCAVSYDLDSVLPKSDAVMMLRVQRERMNAAFFPTEREYSRRYGLDGERMAKMPEHAIVMHPGPMVRGMEITAEVADSDRCTVVEQVANGVSIRMAVLYLLLGGSEPAATVTRTEESK from the coding sequence ATGATGCGTCACCTCATCTCGGCCGCCGACCTCACCCGCGACGACGCCGTCCTCATCCTCGACACCGCCGAGGAGATGGCCCGGGTGGCCGACCGGCCGATCAAGAAGCTGCCCACCCTGCGCGGCCGAACGATCTGCAACCTGTTCTTCGAGGACTCCACCCGTACCCGGATCTCGTTCGAGGCCGCCGAGAAGCGCCTCTCCGCCGACGTGATCAACTTCGCGGCCAAGGGCTCCAGCGTCTCCAAGGGCGAGTCCCTCAAGGACACCGCCCAGACCCTGGAGGCGATGGGCGTCGACGCCGTCGTCATCCGCCACAGCGCCTCCGGCGCGCCCTACCGGCTCGCCACCTCCGGCTGGATCGACGCCCCCGTCATCAACGCCGGCGACGGCACCCACCAGCACCCCACCCAGGCCCTGCTGGACGCCTTCACCATGCGCCGCCGCCTCGTCGGCCGCGACGCCGGCCTCGGCCAGGACCTCGCAGGCAAGCGCATCACCCTGGTGGGCGACGTCCTCCACAGCCGGGTCGCCCGCTCGAACGTCGACCTGCTCCACACCCTCGGCGCCGAGGTCACCCTGGTGGCCCCGCCCACCCTGGTCCCGGTCGGCGTCGAGACCTGGCCCTGCGCCGTCAGCTACGACCTCGACAGCGTGCTGCCGAAGTCCGACGCGGTGATGATGCTGCGTGTGCAGCGTGAGCGGATGAACGCGGCCTTCTTCCCGACCGAGCGCGAGTACTCGCGGCGGTACGGGCTCGACGGCGAGCGGATGGCGAAGATGCCCGAGCACGCCATCGTCATGCACCCCGGCCCCATGGTCCGCGGCATGGAGATCACCGCCGAGGTCGCCGACTCCGACCGCTGCACGGTCGTCGAGCAGGTCGCCAACGGCGTCTCCATCCGCATGGCCGTTCTCTACCTGCTGCTCGGTGGTTCCGAGCCCGCCGCCACTGTCACTCGTACCGAGGAGAGCAAGTAA
- a CDS encoding dihydroorotase, translating into MSKILIRGAKVLGGEAQDVLIDGETIAQVGSDLSAEGATVVEAEGQILLPGLVDLHTHLREPGREDSETVLTGTRAAASGGFTAVFAMANTFPVADTAGVVEQVYRLGKESGYCDVQPIGAVTVGLEGKKLAELGAMHDSAAGVTVFSDDGKCVDDAVIMRRALEYVKAFGGVVAQHAQEPRLTEGAQMNEGIVSAELGLGGWPAVAEESIIARDVLLAEHVGSRVHICHLSTAGSVEIVRWAKSRGIDVTAEVTPHHLLLTDEMVRSYNPVYKVNPPLRTERDVMALREALADGTIDIVATDHAPHPHEDKDCEWAAAAMGMVGLETALSVVQETMVETGLLDWAGVADRMSVKPAQIGQATGHGRPVSAGEPANLTLVDPAYRGPVDPAGFASRSRNTPYEGRELPGRITHTFLRGRATVVDGKLA; encoded by the coding sequence ATGAGCAAGATCCTGATCCGCGGTGCGAAGGTCCTCGGCGGCGAGGCCCAGGACGTCCTGATCGACGGCGAGACCATCGCCCAGGTCGGGTCGGACCTGTCGGCCGAGGGCGCGACGGTCGTCGAGGCCGAGGGGCAGATCCTCCTGCCCGGGCTCGTCGACCTCCACACCCACCTGCGCGAGCCGGGCCGTGAGGACTCCGAGACCGTCCTCACCGGCACCCGCGCCGCCGCCTCCGGCGGCTTCACGGCCGTCTTCGCCATGGCCAACACCTTCCCGGTCGCCGACACCGCCGGTGTCGTCGAGCAGGTCTACCGGCTCGGCAAGGAGTCCGGCTACTGCGACGTGCAGCCCATCGGCGCCGTCACCGTCGGCCTGGAGGGCAAGAAGCTCGCCGAGCTCGGCGCCATGCACGACTCCGCCGCCGGCGTCACCGTCTTCTCCGACGACGGCAAGTGCGTCGACGACGCCGTGATCATGCGCCGCGCCCTGGAGTACGTGAAGGCCTTCGGCGGAGTCGTCGCCCAGCACGCCCAGGAGCCCCGCCTCACCGAGGGCGCCCAGATGAACGAGGGCATCGTCTCCGCCGAGCTCGGTCTCGGCGGCTGGCCGGCCGTCGCCGAGGAGTCGATCATCGCCCGCGACGTCCTCCTCGCCGAGCACGTCGGCTCCCGGGTCCACATCTGCCACCTCTCCACCGCCGGCTCGGTCGAGATCGTCCGCTGGGCCAAGTCCCGCGGAATCGACGTCACCGCCGAGGTCACCCCGCACCACCTCCTCCTCACCGACGAGATGGTCCGGAGCTACAACCCGGTCTACAAGGTCAACCCGCCGCTGCGCACCGAGCGTGACGTCATGGCGCTCCGCGAGGCCCTCGCCGACGGCACCATCGACATCGTCGCCACCGACCACGCCCCGCACCCGCACGAGGACAAGGACTGCGAGTGGGCCGCGGCCGCCATGGGCATGGTCGGCCTGGAGACCGCGCTCTCCGTCGTCCAGGAGACGATGGTCGAGACCGGACTGCTCGACTGGGCCGGCGTCGCCGACCGCATGTCCGTCAAGCCCGCCCAGATCGGGCAGGCCACGGGCCACGGACGCCCCGTCTCGGCTGGTGAGCCCGCGAACCTGACGCTGGTCGATCCGGCATACCGTGGACCCGTGGACCCCGCGGGCTTCGCCTCCCGCAGCCGCAACACCCCCTACGAGGGCCGCGAGCTGCCGGGACGTATCACCCACACCTTCCTGCGGGGCCGTGCAACGGTCGTGGACGGGAAGCTGGCGTGA
- the carA gene encoding glutamine-hydrolyzing carbamoyl-phosphate synthase small subunit: protein MTTSHKGSPSERKKVLPAVLVLEDGRIFRGRAYGAVGETFGEAVFSTGMTGYQETLTDPSYHRQVVVMTAPHVGNTGVNDEDPESSRIWVSGYVVRDPARVSSNWRAQRSLDEELAAQGVVGISGIDTRALTRHLRESGAMRVGIFSGNALPDEGTMLAEVRQAPEMKGADLSAEVATKETYVVPAIGTKKFTVAAVDLGIKGMTPHRMAERGIEVHVLPATATVEDVYAVGPDGVFFSNGPGDPATADHPVSVMQAVLERRTPLFGICFGNQILGRALGFGTYKLKYGHRGINQPVQDRTTGKVEVTAHNHGFAVDAPLDKVSETPYGRAEVSHVCLNDNVVEGLQLLDQPAFSVQYHPEAAAGPHDAAYLFDRFVSLMEAERA, encoded by the coding sequence ATGACGACCTCACACAAGGGGAGCCCCTCGGAGAGGAAGAAGGTGCTTCCCGCCGTACTCGTCCTGGAGGACGGCCGCATCTTCCGCGGCCGCGCCTACGGGGCCGTGGGGGAGACCTTCGGCGAGGCCGTGTTCTCCACCGGCATGACCGGCTACCAGGAGACCCTCACCGACCCGTCGTACCACCGCCAGGTCGTCGTGATGACCGCCCCGCACGTCGGCAACACCGGCGTCAACGACGAGGACCCCGAGTCCTCCCGCATCTGGGTCTCCGGCTACGTCGTCCGCGACCCCGCCCGCGTCTCCTCCAACTGGCGCGCCCAGCGCTCCCTGGACGAGGAGCTGGCCGCCCAGGGCGTCGTCGGCATCTCCGGCATCGACACCCGCGCCCTCACCCGCCACCTGCGCGAGAGCGGCGCCATGCGCGTCGGCATCTTCTCCGGCAACGCGCTGCCCGACGAGGGCACCATGCTCGCCGAGGTCCGCCAGGCCCCCGAGATGAAGGGCGCCGACCTCTCCGCCGAGGTCGCCACCAAGGAGACGTACGTCGTCCCCGCGATCGGCACCAAGAAGTTCACCGTCGCCGCCGTCGACCTCGGCATCAAGGGCATGACCCCGCACCGGATGGCCGAGCGCGGCATCGAGGTGCACGTGCTGCCCGCCACCGCCACCGTCGAGGACGTGTACGCGGTCGGCCCGGACGGCGTGTTCTTCTCCAACGGCCCTGGCGACCCGGCCACCGCCGACCACCCGGTCTCCGTCATGCAGGCGGTCCTGGAGCGCAGGACGCCGCTGTTCGGCATCTGTTTCGGCAACCAGATCCTCGGCCGCGCGCTCGGCTTCGGCACGTACAAGCTGAAGTACGGCCACCGAGGCATCAACCAGCCGGTGCAGGACCGCACCACCGGCAAGGTCGAGGTCACCGCGCACAACCACGGCTTCGCCGTCGACGCGCCCCTCGACAAGGTCTCCGAGACCCCCTACGGGCGTGCCGAGGTCTCGCACGTCTGCCTGAACGACAACGTCGTGGAGGGCCTGCAGCTGCTCGACCAGCCGGCCTTCTCCGTCCAGTACCACCCCGAGGCGGCCGCGGGCCCGCACGACGCCGCGTACCTCTTCGACCGCTTCGTATCCCTGATGGAGGCCGAGCGTGCCTAA